In uncultured Draconibacterium sp., one genomic interval encodes:
- the rplI gene encoding 50S ribosomal protein L9 — protein MEIILLQDVERLGSKDDIVEVKGGYARNFLIPTKKAVVATESAKKVLAENIRQRAHKEAKLKDEATKIAEQIVAKKITIGAKTSTSGKIFGSVNTIQLAEAINKKGFEIDRKQITIPEDSIKEVGTHTAKIKLHKEVVVEIEFEVVAE, from the coding sequence ATGGAAATTATATTATTACAAGACGTAGAACGTTTAGGAAGCAAAGACGATATTGTTGAAGTAAAAGGTGGTTACGCTCGTAACTTTCTGATTCCAACAAAAAAAGCAGTTGTTGCTACCGAGTCGGCTAAAAAAGTATTGGCTGAGAATATCAGACAACGTGCTCATAAAGAAGCTAAATTGAAAGACGAAGCTACTAAAATTGCTGAGCAAATTGTTGCCAAGAAAATTACAATTGGTGCAAAAACAAGTACTTCAGGCAAAATCTTCGGATCGGTTAACACCATCCAATTAGCGGAAGCGATCAACAAAAAAGGATTTGAGATCGACCGCAAACAGATCACTATTCCTGAAGACAGCATCAAAGAAGTTGGTACTCATACAGCTAAAATCAAACTACACAAAGAAGTTGTGGTTGAGATTGAATTTGAAGTTGTTGCGGAATAA
- the rpsR gene encoding 30S ribosomal protein S18 gives MAQGSEIRYLTPPSVEIKKKKYCRFKKNGIKYVDYKDPEFLKKFLNEQGKILPRRITGTSLKYQRKVGQAVKRARQVALLPFVTDMMK, from the coding sequence ATGGCACAAGGAAGTGAAATCAGATACCTGACTCCACCGTCAGTAGAGATCAAAAAGAAAAAATATTGCCGTTTCAAGAAAAACGGAATCAAATATGTTGATTACAAAGACCCTGAGTTTTTGAAAAAATTCCTAAACGAGCAAGGTAAAATTTTACCTCGTCGTATCACCGGAACTTCGTTAAAGTATCAGCGTAAAGTTGGCCAGGCCGTTAAACGTGCCCGCCAAGTTGCATTGCTACCATTTGTAACCGACATGATGAAATAA
- the rpsF gene encoding 30S ribosomal protein S6, which yields MLNQYETVFICTPVLSEPQVKEAVTKFRDLIKANGGEMIHEEDWGMKKLAYPIQKKSTGFYHLFEFKADPAFITKMEIDFRRDERVIRFMTVKLDKYAVAYSEKRRKLQKAKSEKKED from the coding sequence ATGTTGAATCAGTACGAAACCGTTTTCATTTGTACTCCCGTTTTATCTGAGCCACAGGTAAAGGAAGCGGTAACAAAATTCAGGGATCTCATCAAAGCCAATGGAGGTGAGATGATCCATGAAGAAGATTGGGGAATGAAAAAACTGGCTTACCCAATTCAAAAGAAATCTACTGGCTTTTATCACTTATTTGAGTTTAAAGCCGATCCTGCATTCATTACAAAAATGGAGATCGATTTCCGTCGCGACGAGCGCGTTATCCGCTTCATGACTGTAAAACTCGACAAGTATGCTGTTGCATACAGCGAGAAGAGAAGAAAACTTCAGAAAGCAAAATCAGAAAAAAAGGAGGATTAA
- a CDS encoding acyl-CoA carboxylase subunit beta has protein sequence MDLKAKYEQLDALNAQAELGGGEERIEKQHAAGKMTARERILQLLDPGTFTEIDKLMTHRNYDFGMEAKKIFGDGLISGYGKVNGRLVYVFAQDFTVFGGSLSRANADKIVKIQELALKMGAPLVGLNDSGGARIQEGVESLAGYADIFYNNVISSGVIPQISAILGPCAGGAVYSPALTDFIFMVKEKSHMFVTGPEVIKTVTHEDVTKEELGGADTHSSKSGVAHFTGNDEEQTIMMVRELLSFLPSNNLEDPPIKTTIDPSDRVSEELEEIVPADPNKPYDMHEIIQNVIDNKHFLEVQPNYAPNIIVGFARFGGRPVGVVANQPSHLAGVLDINSSVKAARFVRFCDAFNLPLVTFVDVPGFLPGTGQEFGGIIKHGAKLLYAFSEATVPKITVITRKAYGGAYDVMSSKHIGADVNLAYPTAEIAVMGPEGAINIIHREKMTDDEKAAKVQDYRDKFANPYKAASLGYIDEIIHPRDTRKKVIDALEMTQNKRKSNPPKKHGNIPL, from the coding sequence ATGGATTTAAAAGCAAAATACGAACAGCTTGATGCCCTCAATGCACAAGCGGAGCTCGGAGGTGGTGAAGAAAGAATTGAAAAACAGCATGCAGCGGGAAAAATGACGGCCCGCGAGCGCATTCTGCAACTACTTGATCCGGGAACTTTTACCGAAATCGATAAACTGATGACACACCGGAATTATGATTTCGGTATGGAAGCAAAAAAAATATTTGGCGACGGTTTAATATCGGGTTACGGAAAAGTAAATGGCAGACTGGTTTATGTTTTTGCCCAGGATTTTACTGTTTTTGGCGGATCGCTTAGTAGAGCCAACGCCGATAAAATTGTAAAAATTCAGGAATTGGCACTAAAAATGGGAGCACCACTTGTTGGACTGAACGACTCGGGCGGCGCCCGTATTCAGGAAGGCGTTGAAAGCCTTGCCGGTTATGCCGATATTTTTTATAACAACGTGATTTCATCGGGTGTAATTCCTCAAATTTCTGCCATATTGGGGCCTTGTGCCGGTGGTGCGGTTTACTCTCCTGCCCTCACCGATTTCATTTTTATGGTGAAAGAAAAAAGCCACATGTTTGTAACCGGACCTGAGGTAATTAAAACAGTTACGCACGAAGATGTTACCAAAGAAGAATTGGGCGGTGCAGATACCCACAGCTCAAAAAGTGGAGTAGCCCACTTTACAGGTAACGACGAGGAACAAACCATTATGATGGTACGCGAATTGCTGAGCTTCCTACCTTCTAACAACCTGGAAGACCCGCCGATAAAAACTACCATCGATCCTTCCGATAGGGTTAGCGAAGAACTGGAAGAAATTGTTCCTGCCGATCCGAATAAGCCTTACGACATGCACGAGATCATCCAGAATGTAATCGATAACAAACATTTTCTGGAAGTTCAACCAAATTATGCACCAAATATAATTGTTGGATTTGCGCGTTTTGGTGGCCGCCCGGTTGGAGTAGTTGCCAACCAGCCCAGCCATTTAGCCGGTGTGCTGGATATTAACTCATCGGTAAAAGCAGCACGTTTTGTTCGGTTTTGCGATGCGTTTAATTTGCCATTGGTAACATTTGTTGATGTTCCGGGTTTCTTGCCGGGAACCGGACAGGAATTTGGCGGCATTATTAAACACGGCGCAAAATTGCTTTACGCATTCTCCGAAGCTACTGTACCAAAAATTACGGTAATTACCCGAAAAGCTTATGGCGGTGCTTACGATGTAATGTCGAGCAAGCACATTGGTGCCGATGTAAACCTGGCCTACCCAACCGCAGAAATTGCCGTTATGGGGCCGGAAGGTGCGATCAACATCATTCATCGCGAAAAAATGACCGATGATGAAAAAGCAGCCAAAGTGCAGGATTACCGCGATAAATTTGCGAATCCGTACAAAGCTGCATCGCTGGGTTATATCGACGAAATTATTCATCCGCGCGATACACGTAAAAAGGTTATCGATGCACTTGAAATGACACAGAACAAACGGAAATCGAATCCACCTAAAAAGCACGGAAACATTCCGCTTTAG
- a CDS encoding biotin/lipoyl-containing protein, whose translation MAVEIKIGDRKAWVNLLKQDGNILEVEVDGKTYNVDLMHTADGTFSILEGGHSYDIELVPDETPKKYTAYTLYERYNVEVIDAEARYLQNRNANGAGSADNKVTSPMPGKVVNVLVKEGDVVQEGDTVVIISAMKMESEYKAPKDGTIKKVHVKDQQTVDSNQVLIELD comes from the coding sequence ATGGCTGTTGAAATTAAAATTGGCGACAGGAAAGCATGGGTAAACCTGTTAAAACAAGATGGCAACATTCTGGAAGTTGAAGTTGACGGAAAAACATATAATGTTGATTTGATGCATACTGCCGATGGCACGTTCTCAATCCTTGAAGGGGGCCATTCGTACGACATCGAACTGGTTCCGGATGAAACGCCAAAAAAATATACCGCTTACACTTTATACGAACGTTACAATGTTGAAGTAATTGATGCCGAAGCACGTTACCTGCAAAACCGCAATGCGAACGGAGCAGGATCAGCCGACAATAAAGTCACTTCGCCCATGCCGGGCAAAGTAGTTAATGTGTTGGTTAAAGAAGGTGATGTTGTACAGGAAGGCGATACTGTAGTTATCATTTCGGCCATGAAAATGGAAAGCGAATACAAAGCTCCAAAGGATGGCACTATTAAAAAGGTACATGTAAAAGATCAGCAAACAGTAGACAGCAACCAGGTATTAATTGAATTGGACTAA
- the accC gene encoding acetyl-CoA carboxylase biotin carboxylase subunit, with product MKKIKKILIANRGEIAIRVMRTCRELDLESVAIYSEADRTSLHVRYAHEAYCVGKAPSSESYLNIDKIIEVAKQSGADAIHPGYGFLSENADFARRCAEEGIVFIGPSPEVIVQMGDKIQAREAMTAAGIPVVPGTDGEIKSEEEALEVIKSIGLPVMIKASAGGGGKGMRLVKNESEVVSAVRAARSEAKSAFGDDAVYIEKYITSPHHIEFQILADQHGNTVHLFERECSVQRRHQKMIEETPSPLMTEELRDEMGKAAVEAARAVNYVGAGTIEFLVDNDLNYYFLEMNTRLQVEHPITERVTGIDLVKQQIYAAEGRELEFGQDDLKQRGHAIECRIYAEDPDNNFMPSAGKVYKISSPLGLGVRTDGYVYEGYEIPIYYDPMISKLIVWGKTRDEAIARMRRALYEYKITGVKTSIKMLERVMNNENFIAGNYDTHFIEKNQEQLLSNGMKDNPEDMVIIAAFIDYLDKLGSNAAVTKEFVPAQSRWKKIHYVNHF from the coding sequence ATGAAGAAAATCAAAAAGATTCTAATCGCAAACCGAGGCGAAATTGCAATTCGCGTTATGCGAACCTGCAGGGAACTTGATCTTGAATCAGTTGCCATTTACTCGGAAGCAGACAGGACTTCGCTTCATGTGCGTTATGCCCACGAAGCTTATTGTGTAGGTAAAGCACCATCGAGTGAAAGTTACCTGAACATTGATAAAATTATAGAAGTAGCCAAACAAAGTGGCGCTGATGCAATCCATCCCGGTTATGGATTTTTATCGGAAAATGCCGATTTTGCCCGACGTTGTGCCGAAGAAGGAATTGTTTTTATTGGCCCTTCGCCCGAGGTAATCGTTCAGATGGGTGATAAAATTCAGGCACGCGAAGCAATGACTGCTGCTGGAATTCCCGTAGTACCCGGAACCGATGGAGAGATAAAATCGGAAGAAGAAGCCCTGGAAGTGATAAAAAGTATCGGACTTCCGGTAATGATAAAAGCATCAGCCGGTGGTGGCGGAAAAGGAATGCGCCTGGTGAAAAACGAATCCGAAGTGGTTTCAGCAGTTCGTGCAGCCCGCTCTGAAGCTAAATCGGCTTTTGGCGACGATGCCGTGTACATTGAAAAGTACATTACTTCGCCACACCACATCGAGTTTCAAATTCTGGCCGATCAGCACGGAAATACCGTTCACCTTTTCGAGCGTGAATGTTCCGTTCAGCGTCGTCACCAAAAAATGATCGAGGAAACTCCATCTCCATTAATGACCGAGGAGTTGCGCGACGAGATGGGAAAAGCAGCCGTTGAAGCTGCCAGAGCAGTAAATTATGTTGGTGCCGGAACCATCGAGTTCCTGGTTGACAACGACCTGAATTACTATTTCCTTGAAATGAATACTCGTTTGCAGGTGGAACACCCCATTACCGAACGTGTTACCGGAATCGACCTGGTAAAACAGCAGATTTACGCTGCTGAAGGCCGTGAGTTGGAATTTGGACAGGACGACCTGAAACAAAGAGGTCACGCCATAGAATGCCGTATTTATGCCGAAGACCCGGATAATAACTTTATGCCAAGTGCCGGAAAGGTATATAAAATATCTTCTCCGCTGGGGCTGGGTGTGCGTACCGATGGTTACGTTTATGAAGGTTATGAAATTCCGATTTACTACGACCCGATGATCTCGAAACTGATTGTATGGGGGAAAACACGCGACGAAGCCATTGCGCGTATGCGACGGGCACTGTACGAATACAAAATTACCGGTGTAAAAACATCAATAAAAATGTTGGAACGTGTAATGAACAACGAAAACTTCATTGCCGGAAATTACGACACTCATTTTATTGAGAAAAACCAGGAACAACTGCTATCAAACGGCATGAAAGACAACCCGGAAGACATGGTTATTATTGCTGCTTTTATCGATTATCTGGATAAACTGGGAAGCAATGCAGCAGTAACCAAAGAGTTTGTACCGGCACAAAGCCGCTGGAAGAAAATTCATTATGTAAATCATTTTTAA
- a CDS encoding DUF5916 domain-containing protein: MLSKITFTLLFITSFVFVIRAQDYNYTLSDDSLVNQYASMKRVYYATRTPMVPKIDGKLDDECWQSVGTWDGDFIQQQPHQAQKPSQETEIKILYDDKYLYFAIIAYDDEPDEMDPILGRRDELNGDVAGIALDSYQDKQTAFEFNLTSAGQKIDLMHMGEYGWDFNWNAVWDGKTSLGDSAWYAEMRVPFSQIRYSKKEEQVWGMHIWRWIHRLSEESQWKLIPIDAPAMVYIFGELRGIENIPYKRNFEVMPYASGQYFPNSTNKENFGFGVDGKIGVTSNFTLDYTFNPDFGQVEADPSELNLTSYEVFYDEKRPFFLEGNSILEYNSGNDMLFYSRRIGHAPSYEPDYGEDQTLEMPENTSIINALKLTGKNNNGFSLGLVNSMTARETATIKSADESIKEAIEPFTNYSIARVKQDFNEGSTVLGGIVTSSIRNIKDENLEFLTDNSLVGGLDFEHNWKNRKYYVAAKGFTSRISGSEESIARLQRNSRHYFQRVDADHLDYDPSRTSLSGWGGEIAGGKRSGKLRITGDVEWRSPGVDLNDVGYLRQADYIDQNFRIQYLVNKPKGILLNYSFRLAQGHNWNFNGDNLRDNFSFTAGWRFKNYWRFDLAAYRYINEIDTRRLRGGPSLRIDNRNRLGAAIQTNSQRDFFVGLRTDFTRSADNITFDNSYSFQVDWRVSTRFMLSSASSYINEQDNSQYIRRSTVNGNTEYVVGNLERQTFYNTFRAEFFITPELSLQYYGSPYVTSGKYVDYRRVNDSESKDLNQRFEFLTRNNDLLTDNDGNVYHDFSSSDFDFNFQEFRSNFVARWEYKTGSTFYFVWSHNRSNYQEAYNSSLFDSFKDIRKISAENAFMIKFSYWFSL; this comes from the coding sequence ATGCTGTCAAAAATAACTTTTACCCTCTTGTTTATTACATCATTTGTGTTTGTAATCCGAGCACAGGACTATAATTATACATTGTCGGATGACTCGTTAGTAAATCAATATGCCAGCATGAAAAGGGTTTATTATGCCACGCGAACCCCTATGGTTCCAAAGATTGATGGGAAATTGGATGATGAGTGTTGGCAATCTGTCGGCACCTGGGACGGAGATTTTATTCAACAACAGCCACATCAGGCGCAAAAACCTTCCCAGGAAACTGAAATAAAAATACTTTACGACGATAAGTATCTGTATTTTGCAATTATCGCCTATGATGATGAACCCGATGAAATGGATCCAATACTTGGGCGAAGAGATGAACTCAATGGAGATGTGGCAGGGATTGCTCTTGATTCATACCAGGATAAACAAACTGCATTTGAGTTTAATTTAACTTCAGCTGGCCAGAAAATTGACCTAATGCACATGGGAGAATACGGCTGGGATTTTAACTGGAACGCCGTTTGGGATGGTAAAACATCTTTGGGAGATTCAGCCTGGTATGCCGAAATGCGTGTTCCATTTTCTCAGATACGCTATTCAAAAAAGGAAGAGCAGGTATGGGGTATGCATATTTGGCGCTGGATACACAGGCTTAGCGAAGAAAGTCAGTGGAAATTAATTCCGATTGATGCTCCTGCAATGGTTTATATTTTTGGGGAACTGCGTGGAATAGAGAATATCCCATATAAACGTAATTTTGAAGTAATGCCATATGCCAGCGGACAATATTTCCCGAATTCGACGAACAAAGAGAATTTTGGTTTTGGTGTGGATGGCAAGATTGGTGTTACCTCTAATTTTACTTTGGATTATACTTTTAACCCCGATTTTGGTCAGGTTGAAGCCGATCCTTCAGAATTGAATCTGACCTCGTACGAAGTATTTTACGATGAGAAGCGACCCTTCTTTTTGGAAGGAAACAGTATTCTGGAATATAATTCGGGCAACGATATGCTTTTTTATTCGCGCCGAATAGGTCATGCGCCAAGTTACGAGCCTGATTATGGTGAAGATCAAACACTTGAAATGCCTGAAAATACCTCAATAATCAATGCATTAAAACTTACCGGAAAGAATAATAATGGTTTCTCGTTAGGGTTAGTAAACAGTATGACTGCGCGTGAAACAGCTACCATTAAGTCGGCTGATGAAAGTATAAAGGAAGCCATTGAACCGTTTACCAACTATTCGATTGCCCGTGTAAAACAGGATTTTAATGAAGGGAGCACGGTGTTGGGAGGAATAGTTACCTCGTCGATTCGTAATATTAAAGACGAAAATCTTGAATTTCTTACAGATAACTCACTTGTTGGAGGCCTCGATTTTGAACACAACTGGAAAAACCGAAAATATTATGTTGCAGCAAAAGGATTTACTTCCCGAATTAGCGGAAGCGAAGAATCAATTGCTCGCTTGCAAAGAAATTCGCGTCACTATTTTCAACGCGTCGATGCGGATCATTTGGATTACGACCCATCCAGGACCAGTTTAAGTGGCTGGGGGGGAGAAATAGCTGGCGGTAAACGAAGTGGAAAATTAAGAATTACAGGAGACGTTGAATGGCGTTCGCCGGGGGTCGACTTAAATGATGTAGGATATTTGCGTCAGGCAGATTACATCGATCAGAATTTCAGAATTCAATACCTGGTAAATAAACCAAAAGGTATATTGCTGAATTATTCATTCCGATTAGCACAAGGTCATAACTGGAACTTTAATGGAGATAACCTGAGAGATAATTTTAGCTTTACTGCAGGTTGGCGATTCAAAAATTACTGGAGATTTGATTTGGCCGCTTATCGATATATAAATGAAATTGATACAAGACGATTACGTGGTGGTCCTTCGTTACGAATTGACAACCGAAACCGTTTGGGAGCAGCTATTCAAACCAATTCGCAGCGCGATTTCTTTGTAGGGCTTCGAACGGATTTCACCCGATCGGCAGATAATATAACATTCGATAATTCATATTCGTTTCAGGTGGACTGGAGAGTTAGTACACGTTTTATGCTGTCGTCGGCTTCTTCCTATATAAATGAGCAGGATAACAGCCAGTATATTCGCCGATCGACTGTAAATGGCAATACCGAATATGTAGTAGGTAACCTTGAGCGTCAAACATTCTATAACACGTTTAGAGCTGAGTTTTTTATTACCCCGGAGTTGTCGCTTCAGTATTATGGCAGTCCGTATGTTACCTCAGGAAAATATGTTGATTATCGCCGCGTGAACGATTCAGAATCCAAAGATCTTAACCAACGGTTTGAGTTTTTGACCCGGAATAATGATTTGTTGACTGACAACGATGGTAACGTCTACCACGATTTTTCGTCGTCTGATTTCGATTTTAATTTTCAGGAATTCAGATCGAATTTCGTAGCCCGCTGGGAATATAAAACAGGATCGACTTTCTATTTTGTTTGGAGCCATAATCGCAGCAATTATCAGGAAGCTTATAATTCTTCATTATTCGATAGTTTCAAAGACATTCGAAAAATTAGCGCCGAAAATGCTTTCATGATAAAATTCAGCTACTGGTTTTCGTTGTAA